A single window of Nocardia higoensis DNA harbors:
- a CDS encoding acetoin utilization protein AcuC, which produces MATASSAPPPGRAAPADSGTVVWSDKFLDYTWTPQHPMKPARLKLTMALARSLGLLDGVETLEPAECGRGELLRIHTADYIEAVEHAVQPPGEPVSPPYGLGSADNPVFPGMHQAASVIVGGTLAAARAIAEGRTRRAVSIGGGMHHAMPSSAAGFCIYNDAAVAISWLLDHGYDRIAYIDVDVHHGDGVQRAFYTDPRVLTMSIHQHPATLWPNTGWPDEAGLGAAEGTAVNLALLPGTRDAQWLRGFHAVVPGAIAAFRPQIIISQCGADTHREDPLADLELTVDGQRAAILAMRELADRYAEGRWLALGGGGYGLVRVVPRAWTHLLAAALGRDVDPATPIPASWTDLVRAAAPAVEPPSTMGDGGDCAFRPWDGPGGTVETGDARLDRAQRSVDSAVLATRRASFALLGLDPEDPRD; this is translated from the coding sequence ATGGCCACTGCATCCTCGGCGCCGCCTCCCGGTCGTGCCGCACCGGCGGACTCGGGCACAGTCGTCTGGTCGGACAAGTTCCTGGACTACACCTGGACACCGCAGCATCCGATGAAGCCCGCGCGCCTGAAGTTGACGATGGCGCTGGCCCGCAGCCTGGGGCTGCTCGACGGGGTGGAGACCCTCGAGCCGGCCGAGTGCGGACGAGGGGAATTACTGCGCATCCACACCGCCGATTACATCGAAGCCGTCGAGCACGCGGTACAGCCGCCGGGGGAACCCGTCTCACCGCCCTACGGGCTCGGCTCGGCCGACAACCCGGTGTTCCCGGGAATGCATCAGGCGGCCTCGGTGATCGTGGGCGGCACACTGGCGGCCGCCCGGGCGATCGCCGAGGGGCGCACCCGCCGGGCGGTGAGCATCGGCGGTGGCATGCATCACGCCATGCCGTCCTCGGCGGCGGGCTTCTGCATCTACAACGATGCGGCCGTGGCGATCTCGTGGCTACTCGATCACGGGTACGACCGCATCGCCTATATCGATGTCGACGTCCACCACGGTGACGGTGTGCAGCGCGCCTTCTACACCGACCCGCGCGTGCTGACGATGTCCATCCATCAGCATCCGGCGACCCTGTGGCCCAACACCGGCTGGCCCGACGAAGCCGGTCTCGGTGCGGCGGAGGGCACCGCCGTCAATCTGGCGTTGCTGCCCGGGACCAGGGATGCGCAGTGGCTTCGCGGATTCCATGCCGTCGTGCCCGGCGCGATCGCGGCGTTCCGTCCACAGATCATCATCAGCCAGTGCGGCGCGGACACCCATCGGGAAGATCCGCTGGCCGATCTCGAACTGACCGTGGACGGCCAGCGCGCGGCGATTCTGGCGATGCGCGAGCTGGCCGACCGCTATGCCGAGGGCCGCTGGCTGGCACTCGGCGGCGGCGGTTACGGGCTCGTGCGGGTGGTCCCGCGCGCCTGGACGCATCTGCTGGCCGCGGCGCTCGGCCGCGACGTGGACCCGGCGACGCCGATCCCGGCCTCGTGGACGGATCTGGTGCGCGCCGCCGCGCCCGCGGTCGAGCCCCCGAGCACGATGGGCGACGGCGGGGACTGCGCGTTTCGTCCGTGGGACGGACCGGGAGGCACGGTCGAGACCGGCGACGCCCGCCTCGACCGCGCGCAACGTTCC
- a CDS encoding metal-dependent transcriptional regulator, translating into MKDLVDTTEMYLRTIYDLEEEGVVPLRARIAERLEQSGPTVSQTVARMERDGLLLVAGDRHLELTDKGRAMAVAVMRKHRLAERLLVDIIGLDWQNVHAEACRWEHVMSEDVERRLVEVLNHPTTSPYGNPIPGLDELGITAPRYNEEQLVRLSDLPHGLGQAVVVRRLAEHIQNDPEVIGRLREAGVVPDARVTVESRPGAVIITVPGHSEFELSDEMAHAVQVKLA; encoded by the coding sequence GTGAAGGATCTGGTCGACACCACGGAGATGTATCTCCGTACCATCTATGACCTCGAGGAGGAAGGCGTCGTGCCGCTGCGCGCACGTATCGCCGAGCGCCTCGAGCAGAGCGGGCCGACCGTCAGCCAGACCGTGGCGCGGATGGAACGCGACGGGCTCCTGCTCGTGGCAGGCGACCGGCACCTGGAGTTGACCGACAAGGGCCGCGCCATGGCGGTCGCGGTCATGCGCAAGCACCGGCTCGCCGAGCGGTTGCTGGTCGACATCATCGGCCTGGACTGGCAGAACGTGCACGCCGAGGCGTGCCGATGGGAGCACGTGATGAGCGAGGACGTCGAACGTCGTCTCGTCGAGGTGCTCAATCACCCGACCACCTCCCCCTACGGCAACCCCATCCCCGGTCTCGACGAACTCGGCATCACCGCGCCCCGGTACAACGAGGAGCAACTGGTCCGGCTCTCCGATCTGCCGCACGGCCTCGGGCAGGCGGTGGTGGTCCGCCGGCTCGCCGAACACATCCAGAACGACCCCGAGGTGATAGGCCGGCTGCGCGAAGCGGGCGTGGTTCCCGACGCGCGGGTGACCGTCGAGTCCAGGCCCGGCGCGGTGATCATCACCGTTCCCGGTCACTCGGAATTCGAACTGTCCGACGAGATGGCGCACGCCGTCCAGGTGAAGCTGGCCTGA
- the galE gene encoding UDP-glucose 4-epimerase GalE, with protein sequence MKLLVTGGAGYVGGGCAQVLLEDGHEVVVVDDLSTGNAEGVPSGARFVEGDVAEAGAELLAAETFDGVLHFAAQSLVGESVQRPQQYWHGNVVTTLSLLEAIRRTGTPRLVFSSTAAVYGEPEQVPITEDAPTRPTNPYGATKLAIDHAITSYAVAHGLAATSLRYFNVAGAYGGLGENRVVETHLIPLVLQVALGHRPAISVFGTDWPTPDGTAVRDYIHIRDLADAHLLALTASEPGSHRIYNLGSGTGFSVREVISACERVTGLPIAVQDAPRRAGDPAVLIASSERAITDLGWKPQHTDLDEIVSDAWDFLRSLGSRAHSAH encoded by the coding sequence ATGAAACTTCTCGTAACGGGTGGCGCGGGCTACGTCGGCGGCGGCTGCGCCCAGGTACTGCTGGAAGACGGCCACGAGGTCGTGGTCGTCGACGACCTGTCGACCGGAAACGCCGAGGGAGTTCCGTCCGGGGCGCGCTTCGTCGAAGGTGACGTCGCCGAAGCCGGCGCCGAGCTGCTCGCCGCCGAGACCTTCGACGGAGTACTGCATTTCGCTGCGCAGTCGCTGGTCGGCGAGTCGGTGCAACGGCCGCAGCAATACTGGCACGGCAATGTGGTGACAACCCTGTCGCTGCTCGAAGCCATTCGCCGGACCGGTACCCCGCGGCTGGTGTTCTCCTCGACCGCCGCGGTGTACGGCGAACCCGAGCAGGTGCCGATCACCGAGGACGCCCCGACGCGCCCCACCAATCCCTACGGTGCGACCAAGCTCGCCATCGATCACGCCATCACCTCCTACGCCGTCGCGCACGGGCTGGCCGCGACCAGTCTGCGCTACTTCAATGTCGCGGGCGCCTACGGCGGCCTCGGCGAGAACCGCGTGGTGGAAACCCATCTCATCCCCTTGGTGCTGCAGGTCGCGCTCGGGCACCGGCCCGCGATCTCGGTGTTCGGCACCGACTGGCCGACCCCGGACGGCACCGCGGTCCGCGACTACATCCACATCCGGGATCTGGCCGACGCGCATCTCCTTGCGCTGACCGCCTCCGAACCCGGCTCCCACCGCATCTACAACCTGGGCAGCGGTACGGGTTTCTCGGTGCGCGAGGTCATATCGGCGTGCGAACGGGTCACCGGGCTGCCGATCGCCGTGCAGGACGCCCCGCGTCGGGCAGGCGACCCGGCGGTGCTGATCGCCTCGAGCGAACGCGCGATCACCGACCTCGGCTGGAAACCCCAGCACACCGATCTCGACGAGATCGTCTCCGACGCGTGGGATTTCCTGCGTTCGCTGGGTTCGCGCGCGCACAGCGCCCACTGA
- a CDS encoding DUF4192 domain-containing protein, producing MLPPPVDVTTECGEAAPRYGSSNPDQRLRLDEVGELIAALPALVGFFPQRSLVVAVLGPEAAREGVAEIRSVIRFDLEPGKGRVAEAAARFAACTVNVATTSQSRDVLAVMVDDRLAAPAASAATAGFSGTRLMSRVLRCLEREGLRVGGAWATRAIAAGTQWWSLSGVPRVGRLPDPTASVVAVANVLDGRAILPSRAELVAVLEPDEELREEVAARIGSVAVKARTAFVRALRCGDVLGYRRRALEGVLQQITTMESGTIPDAEEVAVALVTLRERAVRDALFGLAVGDHADAAEQWWIRLARACTGPDRADPATLVAYSAYVRGDGPFAGIALDAALRADATHAMAVLLDTALRAGMRPNHLRKLARSGYDTAACLGVDLGPTTR from the coding sequence ATGTTGCCGCCGCCGGTCGACGTCACCACCGAGTGCGGGGAAGCGGCGCCGCGCTACGGATCGAGTAATCCCGACCAGCGGCTGCGGCTCGACGAGGTGGGGGAGCTGATCGCGGCGTTGCCCGCGCTGGTCGGGTTCTTTCCGCAACGGTCGCTGGTAGTCGCGGTACTCGGGCCCGAGGCGGCGCGTGAGGGGGTCGCCGAGATCCGCTCGGTGATCCGGTTCGACCTCGAGCCCGGCAAGGGCCGCGTTGCCGAGGCCGCCGCGCGGTTTGCCGCATGCACGGTGAATGTCGCCACGACCTCACAGAGCAGAGACGTGCTCGCGGTGATGGTCGATGATCGGCTCGCCGCACCGGCAGCCTCGGCCGCCACCGCGGGATTCTCCGGGACCCGACTGATGAGCCGGGTGCTTCGGTGCTTGGAGCGTGAAGGTCTGCGGGTCGGCGGAGCTTGGGCGACCCGCGCCATAGCGGCCGGGACGCAGTGGTGGAGCCTGTCCGGGGTGCCGCGCGTGGGCAGGTTGCCGGACCCCACCGCCTCGGTCGTGGCGGTGGCCAACGTGCTGGATGGACGGGCGATCCTGCCCTCACGGGCTGAACTGGTCGCCGTGCTCGAGCCCGACGAGGAGTTGCGCGAGGAGGTCGCCGCGCGGATCGGCTCGGTTGCGGTCAAGGCGCGCACCGCCTTCGTCCGTGCCCTGCGCTGCGGCGATGTGCTCGGATACCGCAGGCGCGCGCTGGAAGGCGTACTCCAGCAGATCACCACGATGGAATCGGGAACGATTCCGGATGCGGAGGAGGTCGCCGTCGCGCTCGTCACACTGCGTGAACGGGCGGTCCGTGACGCGCTGTTCGGCTTGGCCGTCGGCGATCATGCGGACGCGGCGGAGCAATGGTGGATACGGTTGGCTCGCGCCTGCACCGGCCCTGACCGCGCCGACCCGGCAACGCTGGTGGCATACAGCGCCTACGTGCGTGGCGACGGGCCGTTCGCGGGTATCGCGCTCGACGCCGCGCTGCGCGCCGACGCCACGCACGCGATGGCCGTGCTGCTCGACACCGCATTGCGGGCCGGCATGCGGCCGAATCATCTGCGCAAGCTGGCGCGCAGCGGATACGACACGGCCGCCTGTCTCGGCGTCGATCTGGGACCGACGACGCGGTGA
- a CDS encoding sensor domain-containing protein, which produces MVLRNRRPRGRCLPSVLALAACVAMLTGCGSTIDGAPVTVEHATVGQRVDAPLIALLPDPAQFPDRYPAVVLPPDAAAQAAGDLDGVARGAQVDPADCAPPEQQYGPDHTAVAVGTSEENRATLTVELVRTRIPLSSLAEQLRRCGDIRVSGVGPTTTVTTTLATGPAVEADDSLSLRRVVAPDVGGVGLTQRMRTHVAQIDDVRVLVTYMIFGDGPQDDAALEELFATAVDRVATA; this is translated from the coding sequence ATGGTGCTTCGCAATCGTCGGCCGCGTGGTCGTTGCCTGCCGTCGGTCCTGGCGCTCGCGGCCTGCGTGGCGATGCTGACGGGGTGCGGATCCACCATCGACGGCGCGCCGGTAACCGTCGAGCACGCCACGGTCGGTCAGCGCGTCGACGCCCCGCTGATCGCTTTGTTGCCCGATCCCGCGCAATTCCCCGACCGCTATCCCGCTGTGGTGCTGCCCCCGGACGCTGCCGCCCAGGCCGCGGGCGACCTCGACGGAGTCGCGCGCGGTGCCCAGGTGGACCCGGCGGACTGCGCGCCGCCGGAGCAGCAGTACGGTCCCGACCACACCGCGGTGGCGGTCGGCACCTCCGAGGAGAATCGCGCGACGCTCACCGTCGAGTTGGTGCGCACCAGGATCCCGCTGTCGTCGCTGGCCGAGCAGTTGCGTCGCTGCGGCGATATCCGCGTGAGCGGCGTAGGCCCGACGACCACCGTGACGACGACGCTCGCCACAGGCCCGGCCGTGGAGGCCGACGACTCGCTGTCGCTGCGACGCGTCGTCGCGCCCGATGTCGGCGGGGTCGGTCTGACACAGCGGATGCGTACGCACGTCGCGCAGATCGACGATGTGCGGGTACTGGTCACCTACATGATCTTCGGCGACGGTCCGCAGGACGACGCGGCGCTGGAAGAGCTGTTCGCCACGGCGGTCGACAGGGTCGCCACCGCTTAG
- a CDS encoding proteasome assembly chaperone family protein: MDYESRMYELEFPAPQLSSADGSGPVLVHGLEGFTDAGHAVRLATTHLRESLESELVASFDVDELLDYRSRRPLMTFKNDHFSDYAEPELNLWALRDTAGTPFLLLSGLEPDLRWEKFTTAVRLLAEQLGVRRSIGLSAIPMAIPHTRPLSVTAHASDSALIGEHQRWPGELQVPGSASSLLEYRLAQHGHESLGFSVHVPHYLAQTAYPAAAQTLLENVAGNAGLELPLAALGESAARVLEQVNEHIAGNPEVETVVQALERQYDSFVTAQERQSSLLAADQDLPSGEELGAEFERFLAEQAGYDGDED; the protein is encoded by the coding sequence ATGGATTACGAGTCGCGAATGTACGAACTGGAGTTTCCCGCTCCGCAGCTGTCGTCGGCCGACGGCTCGGGCCCGGTTCTCGTGCACGGGCTCGAAGGGTTCACCGACGCGGGCCATGCCGTGCGTCTGGCGACGACCCACCTGCGCGAGAGCCTGGAGAGCGAATTGGTCGCATCGTTCGACGTGGACGAGTTGCTCGACTACCGATCGCGCCGGCCGTTGATGACTTTCAAGAACGACCACTTCTCCGACTACGCCGAGCCGGAGCTGAACCTGTGGGCGCTGCGCGACACCGCGGGCACACCGTTCCTGCTGTTGTCCGGCCTGGAACCGGATCTGCGCTGGGAGAAGTTCACCACCGCCGTCCGGCTGCTCGCCGAGCAACTCGGGGTGCGCCGCAGCATCGGCCTGAGCGCGATCCCGATGGCCATCCCGCACACCCGCCCGCTGAGCGTCACCGCGCACGCCTCCGACAGCGCGTTGATCGGCGAGCACCAGCGCTGGCCGGGTGAATTGCAGGTGCCCGGTAGCGCGTCGTCGCTGCTGGAGTACCGGCTGGCCCAGCACGGGCACGAATCGCTCGGATTCTCCGTGCACGTTCCGCACTACCTGGCCCAGACCGCCTACCCGGCGGCGGCGCAGACCTTGCTGGAGAACGTCGCGGGCAACGCGGGCCTGGAGTTGCCGCTGGCCGCGCTGGGCGAATCCGCGGCTCGGGTGCTCGAGCAGGTCAACGAGCACATCGCGGGCAATCCCGAGGTGGAGACCGTGGTGCAGGCGCTCGAGCGTCAGTACGACAGCTTTGTGACAGCCCAGGAGCGCCAGTCCAGCCTGCTGGCCGCCGATCAGGATCTGCCCAGCGGCGAGGAGCTGGGTGCGGAGTTCGAACGTTTTCTGGCCGAGCAGGCCGGTTACGACGGCGACGAGGACTGA
- a CDS encoding DEAD/DEAH box helicase produces the protein MDLTELLDIPGTDADALYESFGMWAAEQGTPLYPAQDEAVLELASGANVILATPTGSGKSLVAVAAHLFALTQGIRSYYTAPIKALVSEKFFALCEVFGADKVGMVTGDASVNADAPIICATAEILANLALRQGPDAEVGQVVMDEFHFYADPDRGWAWQVPLLELPRAQFLLMSATLGTVDFFAQDLRRRTGRETAVVAGAERPVPLNFSYVRTPITETLEELVTTHQAPVYVVHFTQAAALERAQALTSVNFATRAEKDAIAAAIGDFRFAAGFGRTLSRLIRHGIGVHHAGMLPKYRRLVEKLAQDGLLKVVCGTDTLGVGINVPIRTVLLTGLTKYDGVRTRRLNAREFHQIAGRAGRAGYDTVGSVVVQAPDHEVENARLLAKAGDDPKKQRKVQRRKPPEGFVSWSEETFDRLVAATPEPMVSRFKVTNAMLLNVIARPGNCFQAMRHLLEDNHEPRPAQRRHIVRAVRLYRALRDAGVVQQLDEPDAQGRYARLTVDLQRDFALDQPLSPFALAALDLLDKDSPTYTLDVISLIESTLEDPRQLVMAQQHKARGEAVAEMKADGIDYDERMELLEEVTWPKPLAELIEPAYETYRAGHPWVSEFAPSPKSVVRDMIERAMTFAELISYYELARSEGVVLRYLADAYRALRRTVPESARTEELDDIVEWLGELIRQVDSSLLDEWEQLTNPGAEADADQVAFGAETVRPITANERSFRVLVRNAMFRRVELAARRRWDELEELDRRGTGPDWESALEPYFAEYDSIGTDQNARGPRLFQVEQRPGFWDVRQTIDDPAGDHGWAVRAVVDLAASDAAGEVEFDEVTVVAG, from the coding sequence GTGGATCTGACCGAGCTGCTCGACATTCCAGGGACCGACGCCGACGCGCTGTACGAGTCGTTCGGCATGTGGGCCGCCGAGCAGGGCACGCCACTGTATCCGGCCCAGGACGAGGCGGTGCTCGAACTCGCCTCGGGGGCCAATGTCATTTTGGCGACACCCACCGGTTCCGGTAAGTCCCTGGTCGCGGTCGCCGCCCACCTGTTCGCGCTCACCCAGGGCATCCGCAGCTATTACACCGCACCGATCAAGGCGCTGGTGAGCGAGAAGTTCTTCGCGCTGTGCGAGGTGTTCGGCGCGGACAAGGTCGGCATGGTGACCGGTGACGCGTCGGTGAACGCCGACGCGCCGATCATCTGCGCGACCGCGGAGATCCTGGCGAACCTGGCGTTGCGGCAGGGGCCCGACGCGGAGGTCGGCCAGGTAGTCATGGACGAGTTCCATTTCTACGCCGACCCGGATCGCGGTTGGGCTTGGCAGGTGCCGCTGCTGGAGTTGCCGCGTGCGCAGTTCCTGCTCATGTCGGCGACGCTCGGCACGGTCGATTTCTTCGCCCAGGATCTCCGGCGGCGCACCGGCCGGGAGACCGCGGTCGTGGCGGGCGCCGAACGCCCGGTACCGCTGAACTTCTCGTATGTGCGGACGCCGATCACCGAGACCCTCGAGGAACTGGTCACCACCCACCAGGCTCCGGTCTACGTCGTGCACTTCACCCAAGCCGCCGCCCTGGAGCGAGCACAGGCGCTCACCAGCGTCAATTTCGCGACCCGCGCCGAGAAGGACGCGATAGCGGCGGCCATCGGCGACTTCCGCTTCGCCGCCGGTTTCGGCAGAACGCTGTCGCGATTGATCCGCCACGGTATCGGCGTGCACCACGCGGGCATGTTGCCCAAGTACCGCAGGCTGGTGGAGAAGCTGGCCCAGGACGGGCTGTTGAAAGTGGTATGCGGCACCGACACGCTCGGCGTGGGCATCAATGTGCCGATCCGCACCGTGCTGCTGACCGGCCTGACGAAATACGACGGTGTGCGCACCCGCCGTCTGAACGCGCGCGAATTCCACCAGATCGCCGGGCGCGCGGGCCGCGCGGGTTACGACACCGTCGGGTCGGTCGTCGTGCAGGCTCCCGACCACGAGGTGGAGAACGCGCGTCTGCTGGCCAAGGCGGGCGACGACCCGAAGAAGCAGCGCAAGGTGCAGCGGCGTAAACCGCCGGAGGGATTCGTCTCCTGGAGCGAGGAGACCTTCGACCGGCTCGTGGCGGCGACCCCCGAGCCGATGGTGTCGCGCTTCAAGGTCACCAACGCCATGCTGCTGAACGTCATCGCCCGCCCCGGCAACTGCTTCCAGGCGATGCGCCATCTGCTCGAGGACAATCACGAACCGCGACCGGCCCAACGCCGACACATCGTGCGCGCGGTGCGCCTGTACCGCGCCCTGCGTGACGCCGGCGTGGTGCAGCAACTCGACGAACCCGACGCCCAGGGCCGCTACGCCCGGCTGACCGTGGACCTGCAGCGCGATTTCGCCTTGGACCAGCCGCTGTCCCCGTTCGCTCTGGCCGCCCTGGATCTGCTCGACAAGGACTCCCCCACCTACACCCTCGATGTCATCTCGCTGATCGAGTCGACGCTCGAGGACCCGCGCCAACTGGTGATGGCCCAACAGCACAAGGCACGCGGTGAAGCGGTGGCGGAGATGAAGGCGGACGGCATCGACTACGACGAGCGGATGGAACTGCTGGAAGAGGTGACCTGGCCCAAGCCGTTGGCCGAGCTGATCGAACCCGCCTACGAGACCTACCGCGCCGGGCACCCGTGGGTGTCGGAGTTCGCGCCCTCCCCGAAGTCGGTGGTGCGCGACATGATCGAACGCGCCATGACCTTCGCCGAGCTGATCTCCTACTACGAACTGGCCCGCTCCGAGGGAGTGGTGCTGCGCTACCTGGCCGACGCCTATCGCGCGCTGCGGCGCACCGTGCCCGAATCGGCGCGCACCGAAGAACTCGACGACATCGTCGAATGGCTCGGCGAACTCATCCGACAGGTGGATTCGAGCCTGCTCGACGAATGGGAACAGCTCACCAACCCCGGCGCCGAGGCCGACGCCGACCAGGTCGCCTTCGGCGCGGAGACCGTGCGCCCGATCACCGCCAACGAGCGCTCCTTCCGGGTACTGGTGCGCAATGCGATGTTCCGGCGCGTGGAGCTGGCCGCGCGCAGGCGCTGGGACGAGCTGGAGGAGTTGGACCGACGCGGCACCGGACCGGACTGGGAGAGTGCGCTGGAGCCGTACTTCGCCGAGTACGACAGCATCGGCACCGATCAGAACGCCCGCGGCCCGCGGCTCTTCCAGGTCGAACAGCGCCCCGGATTCTGGGATGTTCGCCAGACGATCGACGACCCGGCGGGCGATCACGGCTGGGCGGTGCGCGCGGTGGTGGATCTGGCAGCCTCGGACGCGGCGGGCGAGGTCGAGTTCGACGAGGTCACCGTAGTGGCGGGCTGA
- a CDS encoding type III PLP-dependent enzyme, with protein MPESPYLVINPERVRRNFRALDAAVTGPAAGGARIRYAVKASPVPELIQLLDDEGAEFDVASIGEIALCLGLGVAADKLCYGNTVKKAADIARAYADGVRRFAFDTEEDLSRIAEHAPGSQVECRFLASAPQSRTPFGTKFGCAPEEALRLLVRARDLGLAPAGPYFHVGSQQLDPNAWRIGIEQAGQIAKALADKEIPVTSVNIGGGLPIAYADAAPDLGEIAAVITETALRCLPAAATLIVEPGRALVGNAGTIHAEVVAVRIAPDGRRWVYLDIGRYNGMAETENEYIAYRFVTERDGDPVDEAVVAGPTCDGDDVLYQRTRVLLPTTLRAGDRIQILDTGAYTASYSSVSFNGFPPLTVHVSGAERE; from the coding sequence ATGCCCGAATCTCCGTACCTTGTCATCAACCCGGAGCGTGTCCGCCGGAATTTCCGCGCACTCGATGCCGCGGTCACCGGCCCTGCGGCCGGTGGCGCGCGTATCCGGTACGCGGTGAAGGCGAGCCCGGTGCCGGAGCTGATCCAGCTGTTGGACGACGAGGGCGCGGAATTCGACGTGGCGAGCATCGGCGAGATCGCACTGTGCCTCGGGCTCGGTGTGGCGGCGGACAAGCTCTGCTACGGCAATACGGTCAAGAAGGCCGCCGACATCGCCCGCGCGTACGCCGACGGGGTGCGACGCTTCGCCTTCGACACCGAGGAGGACCTGTCGCGCATCGCCGAACACGCGCCGGGTTCGCAGGTGGAGTGCCGTTTTCTGGCTTCGGCCCCGCAGTCACGCACCCCCTTCGGCACCAAGTTCGGCTGCGCGCCCGAGGAAGCGCTGCGGTTGCTGGTGCGTGCCCGCGACCTCGGGCTCGCACCGGCCGGGCCGTACTTCCACGTGGGCTCCCAGCAACTGGATCCGAACGCGTGGCGGATCGGCATCGAACAGGCCGGGCAGATCGCGAAAGCTCTGGCCGACAAAGAGATTCCGGTCACTTCGGTGAACATCGGCGGCGGGCTGCCGATCGCCTACGCCGACGCCGCGCCCGACCTCGGCGAGATCGCCGCCGTGATCACCGAGACCGCCCTGCGCTGCCTGCCCGCCGCCGCCACCCTCATCGTCGAGCCGGGGCGGGCGCTGGTCGGCAACGCGGGAACCATCCACGCCGAGGTCGTCGCGGTGCGCATCGCGCCGGACGGACGGCGCTGGGTCTATCTCGACATCGGCCGCTACAACGGCATGGCCGAGACGGAGAACGAGTACATCGCCTACCGCTTCGTCACCGAACGCGACGGAGACCCCGTCGACGAGGCTGTGGTGGCCGGTCCTACCTGTGACGGCGACGATGTACTGTATCAACGCACGCGGGTCCTTCTGCCGACCACGTTGCGAGCCGGTGATCGCATCCAGATCCTCGACACCGGCGCATATACCGCGAGTTATTCGTCGGTGTCCTTCAATGGTTTTCCGCCCTTGACCGTTCATGTCTCGGGCGCTGAGCGAGAGTGA
- the speD gene encoding adenosylmethionine decarboxylase, translating into MTAEFTGWHVLAEFGGVDTDLCDDLERLESALRESLIAAGVTICDVVHKKFEPQGVTVLALLSESHASIHTYPESGEIFVDVFTCGSIGAGATKAVDLLRDALSPKDVRMQVIQRGHGSQRIEEPVGPGLTRIWDLHEVIVDTHTPFQHMVIARTEQGLSLFSDDDRQSTEFSQLTYHEAMMVPAFVLAEKLDSVLIIGSGEGVASQMSVAAGATRVDHVDIDQLEVELCAQHLPYGYTSDELAAAVRGEGPITVHYADGWDFLQKAQQAGTRYDVIVIDLPDERVEDAQHNRLYESEFLSRCKALLAPGGVLSAQAGCATMWRNETLKRSWQRFHEQFGTVVHYGSDEHEWSFLFGLVDRIEDPVPGMVDRLVTLPYRPETVDARALVRGAVEPHALRAGS; encoded by the coding sequence ATGACGGCGGAATTCACCGGTTGGCATGTGCTGGCCGAGTTCGGTGGTGTCGACACAGACCTGTGCGACGATCTCGAACGACTCGAATCGGCGTTGCGTGAGTCTCTGATCGCGGCGGGCGTCACCATCTGCGATGTCGTACACAAGAAGTTCGAACCGCAGGGGGTGACCGTCCTCGCGCTGTTGTCGGAGTCCCACGCCTCGATTCACACCTATCCGGAGTCCGGCGAGATCTTCGTCGACGTCTTCACCTGCGGCAGCATCGGTGCGGGCGCGACGAAGGCCGTGGACCTGCTGCGAGACGCCTTGTCTCCCAAGGATGTCCGCATGCAGGTGATTCAACGCGGGCACGGCTCGCAGCGGATCGAGGAGCCGGTCGGCCCCGGCCTGACCCGGATCTGGGATCTGCACGAGGTGATCGTCGATACGCACACCCCGTTCCAGCACATGGTGATCGCGCGCACCGAGCAGGGCCTGAGCCTGTTCTCCGACGACGACCGGCAGTCCACCGAGTTCTCCCAGCTGACCTACCACGAGGCCATGATGGTTCCGGCCTTCGTGCTCGCGGAGAAGCTGGATTCGGTGCTGATCATCGGTTCGGGCGAGGGGGTGGCCAGTCAGATGTCGGTCGCGGCGGGGGCCACCCGCGTCGACCACGTCGACATCGACCAACTCGAGGTCGAGCTGTGCGCGCAGCACCTGCCCTACGGCTACACCAGCGACGAGCTGGCCGCCGCGGTGCGCGGCGAGGGTCCGATCACCGTGCACTACGCCGACGGCTGGGACTTCCTGCAGAAGGCGCAGCAGGCGGGCACTCGCTACGACGTCATCGTGATCGACCTGCCCGACGAACGGGTGGAGGACGCCCAGCACAACCGTCTCTACGAGTCGGAGTTCCTGTCCCGCTGCAAGGCGCTGCTCGCTCCGGGCGGCGTGCTCAGCGCGCAGGCCGGGTGCGCGACGATGTGGCGCAACGAGACCCTCAAGCGGTCCTGGCAGCGGTTCCACGAGCAGTTCGGCACCGTCGTGCACTACGGCAGTGACGAGCACGAGTGGTCGTTCCTGTTCGGCCTGGTGGACCGGATCGAAGATCCGGTGCCCGGCATGGTCGATCGCCTGGTCACCCTGCCCTACCGGCCGGAGACGGTCGACGCCCGCGCCCTGGTGCGCGGCGCGGTCGAGCCGCACGCATTGCGCGCGGGTAGCTGA